One genomic window of Gemmatimonadales bacterium includes the following:
- a CDS encoding Ig-like domain-containing protein, translated as MNTRRLALVATVLAAAPVVYPATGVAQRQSAVADIQVQPGDAQVQVRRTTQFFATAYDRGNNALASVTSFAWRSSNPRVATIDENGVATGVAPGTVQVTARYGSGRTAKTSEPATLEVVAEGGALQPQAQASAAAPAQPGAARPASGRTSGPGCAALARQQPGSGPPDGLLVTPQRLVLIKGESSQLQYRTARGATGDPAEPACIVFLVDAGRVAMIDTLGLVTSMGDTGRAMVTVAVPGARFSPKQVSVEVRADSVQFSERTTSLAVGTVDTLELVVPAQDRRRLDPSRTSFQFESSDPAKVTVSPVAPIITAAALGTARITASSPLYPDITATVTVHKPIRRLIGTPLDTLVTLAIEGTATIGVRFFAADSTLVDDVPVRWTRPDSTIVRFDTGTGTLRGVKAGDTRMTVTAMASRTDSIFRHWHVRVVAGGLAIATPRLALPVGGQVPLSVQLLDERRRPLGPAAGLSWRSSDDSTARIAADGRVTGVGMGRARLVARAPWDSTVAADAYVVGDVLVPAERNGRWDLLMVAAGDAPKLRALTQDSAVETQAAWSPDWTRVAYVAAPVRSEQFQLYVANADGSEVQAPVHDTVPVHSPAFVGPAGDQIVFEAGRTGRAQLFVVNRDGSQRRQLTAGASPNTQPSVSPDGKRMLYVSLREHVYNVYQTTLDGTGAEQRLTTGRVDDSPAYAADGRSFYFLRLESGNPPSKRVYSQDLSSSVATPITPAGMYVQSFSVSADGRALLLTVLPPDPQAQSHVELFDVATGARTPYALPGVARIGAPAFRPAPPAAQP; from the coding sequence ATGAACACCCGGCGACTCGCGTTGGTGGCGACGGTGCTGGCAGCTGCCCCGGTGGTCTACCCCGCGACGGGCGTCGCGCAGCGGCAGTCCGCCGTTGCGGACATCCAGGTCCAGCCCGGTGACGCCCAGGTGCAGGTGAGGCGGACGACGCAGTTCTTCGCCACGGCCTACGACCGGGGCAACAACGCGCTCGCGTCGGTCACGTCGTTCGCGTGGCGGTCGAGCAATCCCCGGGTCGCCACGATCGACGAGAACGGCGTCGCGACCGGTGTGGCGCCGGGGACGGTGCAGGTCACCGCGCGGTACGGGTCGGGACGCACGGCCAAGACCAGCGAGCCGGCGACGCTCGAGGTGGTGGCCGAGGGAGGCGCTCTCCAGCCTCAGGCGCAGGCCTCCGCGGCGGCGCCGGCGCAGCCGGGCGCCGCGCGGCCCGCGTCGGGGCGCACGTCCGGACCGGGCTGCGCCGCGCTGGCCCGGCAGCAGCCGGGTTCCGGGCCGCCCGACGGGCTGCTGGTCACGCCCCAGCGACTGGTCCTGATCAAGGGTGAGTCGTCGCAGCTGCAGTATCGCACCGCGCGCGGCGCGACGGGTGATCCGGCGGAGCCGGCCTGCATCGTGTTCCTGGTGGACGCCGGGCGCGTGGCGATGATCGACACGCTCGGCCTGGTGACGTCGATGGGAGACACGGGCCGCGCCATGGTGACGGTCGCGGTGCCGGGCGCGCGGTTCTCGCCCAAGCAGGTGTCGGTCGAAGTGCGCGCGGATTCGGTGCAGTTCTCGGAGCGGACGACGTCGCTGGCCGTGGGGACGGTGGACACGCTCGAGCTGGTGGTGCCGGCGCAGGATCGGCGCCGTCTGGATCCCTCGCGGACCTCCTTCCAATTCGAGTCGTCCGATCCGGCCAAGGTCACGGTCTCGCCGGTGGCGCCGATCATCACCGCCGCCGCCCTGGGCACCGCGCGCATCACCGCGTCGAGCCCGCTGTATCCGGACATCACGGCGACGGTCACCGTGCACAAGCCGATCCGCCGCCTGATCGGGACGCCGCTCGACACGCTGGTGACGCTCGCCATCGAGGGCACGGCGACGATCGGGGTGCGTTTCTTCGCCGCCGATTCCACGTTGGTCGACGACGTGCCGGTGCGATGGACCCGGCCCGACAGCACGATCGTCCGGTTCGACACCGGCACCGGGACGCTGCGCGGGGTCAAGGCGGGCGACACGCGGATGACGGTCACGGCGATGGCGAGTCGGACCGACTCCATTTTCCGCCACTGGCACGTGCGGGTGGTCGCCGGAGGGCTGGCGATCGCAACGCCGCGGCTGGCGCTGCCGGTCGGCGGTCAGGTCCCGCTGAGCGTGCAGTTGCTCGACGAGCGTCGCCGTCCGCTGGGCCCCGCGGCCGGGCTGTCCTGGCGGTCCAGCGACGACTCCACCGCCCGGATCGCCGCTGACGGGCGGGTGACGGGCGTGGGGATGGGACGCGCCAGGCTGGTGGCTCGCGCGCCATGGGACTCGACGGTGGCGGCCGACGCGTACGTGGTCGGGGACGTGCTGGTGCCGGCCGAGCGGAACGGTCGCTGGGACCTGCTCATGGTCGCGGCGGGCGACGCTCCGAAGCTGCGAGCGCTCACGCAGGACAGCGCGGTCGAGACCCAGGCGGCGTGGTCGCCGGACTGGACGCGCGTGGCCTACGTCGCCGCGCCGGTGCGGTCGGAGCAGTTCCAGCTCTACGTCGCCAACGCCGACGGTTCGGAGGTCCAGGCGCCCGTCCACGACACGGTGCCGGTGCATTCCCCCGCCTTCGTGGGTCCGGCCGGCGATCAGATCGTGTTCGAAGCGGGCAGGACCGGCCGGGCGCAGTTGTTCGTCGTCAACCGGGACGGCAGCCAGCGGCGGCAGCTCACGGCCGGGGCGAGCCCCAACACCCAGCCGAGCGTGTCGCCCGACGGGAAGCGGATGCTGTACGTGTCCCTGCGGGAACACGTCTACAACGTCTACCAGACCACCCTCGACGGCACGGGCGCCGAGCAGCGCCTCACGACCGGCCGTGTGGACGACTCGCCGGCGTACGCCGCCGATGGCCGCTCGTTCTATTTCCTGCGGCTGGAGAGCGGCAACCCGCCGAGCAAACGCGTGTACAGCCAGGACCTCAGCAGCTCGGTGGCCACGCCCATCACCCCGGCCGGCATGTACGTGCAGTCGTTCAGCGTGAGTGCCGACGGCCGAGCGCTGCTGCTCACGGTGCTGCCCCCCGATCCGCAGGCCCAGTCGCACGTGGAGCTATTCGACGTGGCAACCGGCGCGCGGACGCCGTACGCGCTGCCGGGCGTCGCGAGGATCGGGGCGCCGGCCTTCCGACCCGCGCCGCCGGCCGCCCAGCCGTAG